A window from Kovacikia minuta CCNUW1 encodes these proteins:
- a CDS encoding DegT/DnrJ/EryC1/StrS family aminotransferase → MMEPNLNWRLMQNNITRADLDGLIEFLQQDDPILTQSQQVRAFEQEWSEWLGVQHSVFVNSGSSANLLAIAALKHHAGLGEIIVPTLTWVSDIASVLHYGFEPVFVDINPHTLGMDTEQVIAKLTPDTKAVFLTHVLGYNALTQELLDELATRRIPLIEDACESHGATFRGKKLGTFGWMSNFSFYYAHHMSTIEGGMISTNDSDLYETLRMLRSHGMVRESTSAHLKQTYAENHPDLNPDFIFAFPAYNVRSTEINAVIGRSQLKRLDTNNQIRSENLQLFLQNLDSTQYWTDFSTEGSCNYAFTLVLKHADPERCSRVMETLRQHGVEFRRGTSGGGNQLRQPYLRQLMGNAFAAYPQVDHIHFYGFYIGNYPDLEKEKILTLCEILNHIE, encoded by the coding sequence ATGATGGAACCCAATCTCAACTGGCGACTGATGCAGAACAATATCACCCGTGCTGACCTGGATGGGTTGATTGAGTTTCTTCAGCAGGACGATCCGATTTTGACGCAATCTCAACAGGTGCGGGCATTTGAGCAGGAGTGGTCAGAATGGTTGGGAGTCCAGCACAGCGTCTTTGTTAATTCAGGATCGTCTGCCAATTTACTGGCGATCGCTGCGCTCAAGCACCATGCGGGTCTGGGAGAAATCATTGTCCCAACTCTGACGTGGGTTTCGGACATTGCTTCCGTGCTGCACTATGGCTTTGAGCCAGTGTTTGTGGACATTAACCCACATACCCTGGGCATGGATACGGAACAGGTCATCGCCAAACTGACCCCCGACACAAAAGCGGTTTTTCTGACCCATGTGCTGGGTTATAACGCCCTGACTCAGGAGTTGCTAGATGAACTGGCAACTCGCCGCATTCCCCTGATTGAGGATGCTTGTGAATCGCATGGAGCAACCTTTAGAGGCAAAAAGTTAGGTACCTTCGGGTGGATGTCTAATTTCTCGTTCTATTACGCCCACCACATGAGCACGATCGAGGGTGGCATGATTTCCACCAATGATTCCGATCTCTACGAGACGCTGCGGATGCTGCGATCGCACGGGATGGTGCGGGAATCTACCTCTGCTCACTTAAAGCAGACCTATGCTGAAAACCACCCGGATCTGAACCCGGACTTTATTTTTGCTTTTCCTGCCTATAACGTCCGAAGTACGGAAATCAATGCGGTGATTGGGCGATCGCAACTCAAGCGTCTGGACACCAATAATCAGATCCGGAGCGAGAATTTGCAGTTGTTTCTCCAAAATCTAGACTCAACCCAGTACTGGACAGACTTTTCGACGGAGGGAAGCTGCAATTACGCCTTTACCCTGGTCCTGAAACATGCTGACCCGGAGCGGTGTAGCCGGGTCATGGAAACGCTGCGCCAGCACGGGGTAGAGTTTCGACGGGGAACTTCGGGGGGGGGCAATCAGTTGCGCCAACCGTATTTGCGGCAGTTAATGGGAAATGCCTTTGCAGCCTATCCCCAGGTTGATCACATCCACTTCTACGGCTTTTACATTGGCAACTACCCGGATCTGGAAAAGGAAAAAATCTTAACACTCTGTGAAATACTGAATCATATCGAGTAG
- the sfsA gene encoding DNA/RNA nuclease SfsA yields MTDFLYQYPTLYPGILLKRYKRFFVDVELATGEVVTAHCPNTGPMTGVCAVGSAVYLSSSDNPNRKLRYTLEMIEVHDNGATWAGVNTSLPNRVVNLALAKKLIPELGNYHQIRFEVPYGVDRKSRIDFLLTGNESEKPIYVEVKNTTWVQGNLTLFPDTVTTRGQKHLRELMALLPEADSVMLYFINRGDCPYFAPGDSADPVYGVLFREAIALGVRVLPCRFEVSPLGIRYLGLAELKL; encoded by the coding sequence ATGACCGACTTTCTTTATCAATATCCAACGCTTTATCCTGGAATTTTACTCAAGCGGTACAAACGGTTTTTTGTGGATGTGGAACTGGCAACGGGAGAAGTGGTAACAGCCCACTGCCCGAATACAGGTCCGATGACGGGGGTTTGCGCCGTGGGAAGTGCGGTCTATTTGTCTTCCAGCGATAATCCCAATCGCAAACTCCGTTACACGTTGGAAATGATAGAAGTTCACGACAATGGGGCGACCTGGGCAGGGGTGAATACGAGCTTGCCCAATCGAGTCGTGAATTTGGCATTAGCAAAAAAGCTGATCCCAGAACTGGGCAATTACCATCAGATCCGGTTTGAGGTGCCCTACGGTGTGGATCGCAAGAGCCGGATTGATTTTTTGCTGACGGGTAACGAGTCTGAAAAACCCATTTACGTCGAGGTGAAGAACACCACCTGGGTGCAGGGGAATCTGACGTTGTTCCCCGATACGGTGACAACGCGGGGACAAAAGCACCTGCGGGAACTGATGGCGTTACTACCAGAAGCTGATAGCGTCATGCTCTATTTCATCAATCGGGGGGATTGTCCCTATTTTGCACCCGGAGATAGTGCTGATCCAGTTTATGGCGTGTTATTTCGAGAAGCGATCGCCCTTGGCGTCAGAGTTCTGCCCTGCCGCTTTGAAGTTTCACCCCTAGGAATTCGCTACCTGGGATTAGCAGAACTCAAGCTGTGA
- a CDS encoding LysR family transcriptional regulator, whose amino-acid sequence MNLSQLRSMVAVADRGNFSEAALFLGLTQSSISHAIAGLEEELGVPLFLRGRHGATLTPAGERIVDYARQILQLLEQMQQEANLQKSLKGGQVRLATIQSVATHVLPTVIARFRHQFPDIKIAIMECPGYLEVEQMLREGRADIGFTHLPTTEEFETWEIMRDEYVVLVPPTIHINHESLSWNDIADYPLILPPDEQCSEIAFYQHLERLAPPLKIAHKIYQGATIVGMVAQGLGIGILPRLTAEPIPPNVRVFNLPAPYERVIGVAILSHALHVPAVFAFLDLLKHCDRKQVTT is encoded by the coding sequence ATGAACCTGTCTCAATTGCGATCGATGGTGGCAGTTGCTGATCGCGGCAACTTCAGCGAAGCGGCTCTGTTTCTGGGGCTGACGCAATCAAGTATCAGCCACGCGATCGCCGGGTTAGAAGAAGAGTTGGGCGTTCCCCTATTTCTCAGAGGTCGGCATGGGGCAACCCTGACTCCCGCCGGAGAGCGGATCGTGGACTATGCGCGTCAGATCTTGCAGCTTTTGGAGCAAATGCAGCAGGAAGCGAATCTGCAAAAAAGCTTGAAGGGTGGACAGGTCAGGTTGGCAACAATTCAAAGTGTGGCAACCCACGTTTTGCCGACTGTCATTGCCCGCTTTCGGCATCAATTTCCAGATATCAAAATTGCGATTATGGAATGTCCGGGGTATCTCGAAGTTGAACAAATGCTGCGGGAAGGTCGGGCTGATATCGGGTTTACCCATCTGCCGACTACGGAAGAGTTTGAAACCTGGGAAATTATGCGGGATGAATACGTGGTTCTCGTACCGCCAACCATTCATATCAACCATGAAAGCCTCTCCTGGAATGACATTGCCGACTATCCGCTGATTTTGCCGCCTGATGAACAATGCTCGGAAATCGCCTTCTATCAGCATTTGGAACGTTTGGCACCGCCCTTAAAGATTGCCCACAAGATCTACCAGGGGGCGACGATCGTCGGGATGGTGGCGCAGGGTTTGGGCATCGGCATCCTTCCCCGGCTAACTGCCGAACCGATTCCCCCGAATGTGCGCGTGTTTAATTTACCTGCTCCTTACGAACGGGTCATTGGCGTTGCCATTCTGTCTCATGCGTTGCACGTTCCAGCGGTGTTTGCTTTTTTGGATCTGCTGAAGCACTGCGATCGGAAACAAGTTACTACCTGA
- a CDS encoding B12-binding domain-containing radical SAM protein encodes MGDVRVGLVQINNSFSNQNYLPYSVGLLQAYAQKYARTPDRYEFLLPVYRRLPIDAAVQHLEGADIVAFSTYVWNIKISLEIAKRLKQQAPETLIVFGGPQVPDRAEAFLRQHPFIDLVCHNEGEAVFLDILENYPANTWDGIGSISFLLPEGTFVHYPRRDRIEDLSLIPSPYLEGVFEPLIEANPQEQWIALWETNRGCPFSCAFCDWGSATQSKVYKFDLERLQREVDWFAQQKIQFVFCCDANFGILPRDLDIAQYVADTKRKYGYPAALSVQNTKNATERSYQVQKLLADSGLNKGVTIAMQSLDTETLKSIKRHNISLASFQELQRRFTQDNVETYTDIILGLPGETYDSFVEGVSRAIENGQHNRIQFNNLSILPNAEMGDPEYQQEYGMVTVESRIVNIHGSLVESKDEIYETQQLVIATSATPKEDWCKTRAFSWMVALLHFDKLLQIPIIVLREVCSFSYREIFEVFMERDFSSFPVLNEIRQFFWDKAKDIQNGGEEYCKSAEWLNIWWPADEYIFIKLSVEGKLNQFYREAEKLLNQFLSDRFIQIPVILHEAVLLNQNLVNQPFQTEDLTLDLSYNLWEFYQAIRRGIQIPLENQPRRYGIDRTSNTQKSWEDWYREVVWYGNKKGAYLYRNVTPTPDRMLQPDVPVAL; translated from the coding sequence ATGGGTGATGTGCGTGTCGGATTAGTTCAGATCAATAACAGCTTTTCCAACCAAAATTATTTGCCCTATTCGGTGGGGCTACTCCAGGCTTATGCTCAGAAGTACGCCCGCACCCCCGATCGCTACGAGTTTCTGTTGCCCGTTTACCGCCGGTTGCCCATCGATGCGGCGGTGCAACACCTAGAAGGGGCGGACATTGTTGCCTTCAGTACCTACGTCTGGAACATCAAAATTTCCCTGGAAATTGCGAAACGCCTCAAGCAACAGGCACCCGAAACACTGATAGTGTTTGGTGGTCCCCAGGTTCCCGATCGAGCTGAAGCCTTTCTACGCCAACATCCTTTTATTGATCTGGTCTGCCACAACGAAGGAGAAGCCGTTTTTCTGGATATTTTGGAGAACTACCCAGCCAATACCTGGGACGGGATTGGTTCGATCAGTTTTCTGCTGCCAGAGGGTACGTTTGTCCACTATCCCCGCCGCGATCGGATTGAGGATCTATCCCTGATTCCCTCTCCCTATCTGGAGGGTGTATTTGAACCCTTAATCGAGGCAAACCCACAGGAGCAATGGATCGCACTCTGGGAAACCAACCGGGGCTGTCCCTTTTCCTGTGCTTTTTGTGACTGGGGTTCGGCAACCCAGAGTAAGGTATATAAGTTTGATTTGGAACGCTTGCAACGGGAAGTCGATTGGTTCGCCCAACAAAAAATTCAATTTGTTTTCTGTTGTGATGCCAACTTTGGGATTTTGCCCAGGGATCTGGACATTGCCCAGTATGTCGCAGACACAAAGCGCAAATATGGTTATCCTGCTGCCCTGTCGGTGCAGAATACCAAGAACGCGACCGAACGTTCCTACCAGGTGCAAAAGCTCCTGGCAGACTCTGGCTTGAACAAAGGGGTGACGATCGCGATGCAGTCCCTCGATACCGAAACCTTAAAAAGCATCAAGCGGCACAACATTTCGCTGGCATCCTTCCAGGAGTTGCAACGCCGCTTCACCCAGGACAATGTGGAGACCTACACCGATATTATTTTAGGATTGCCAGGAGAAACCTACGATTCCTTTGTGGAAGGGGTTTCACGGGCGATCGAGAATGGTCAACATAACCGGATTCAGTTCAATAACCTGTCCATTCTGCCCAATGCCGAGATGGGTGACCCAGAGTATCAGCAGGAGTACGGCATGGTCACCGTAGAATCGCGCATTGTCAATATTCATGGCTCCCTAGTTGAGTCTAAGGATGAGATTTACGAAACACAACAGCTTGTAATTGCCACCAGCGCAACCCCTAAGGAGGATTGGTGCAAGACCAGAGCCTTCAGTTGGATGGTTGCCCTGCTTCACTTTGACAAGCTTTTGCAAATTCCGATCATCGTCCTGCGCGAGGTCTGCTCTTTTAGCTACCGCGAAATTTTTGAGGTGTTCATGGAGCGGGATTTCTCCTCCTTCCCGGTGCTAAATGAGATTCGGCAATTTTTCTGGGACAAGGCAAAGGACATCCAGAATGGTGGGGAGGAGTACTGCAAGTCAGCAGAGTGGTTGAATATCTGGTGGCCCGCTGATGAGTATATCTTTATCAAATTAAGTGTGGAAGGAAAACTGAATCAGTTCTACCGGGAAGCGGAGAAGCTATTGAATCAGTTTTTAAGCGATCGCTTCATTCAAATTCCTGTCATCCTGCATGAAGCGGTTCTCCTCAATCAAAACCTGGTCAATCAACCGTTTCAAACTGAGGACCTGACCCTGGATCTGTCCTATAACCTGTGGGAGTTTTACCAGGCGATCCGGCGAGGAATTCAAATTCCCCTGGAGAATCAACCGCGACGCTATGGTATCGATCGCACTTCCAATACTCAAAAAAGTTGGGAAGACTGGTATCGAGAAGTTGTCTGGTACGGCAATAAAAAAGGAGCCTACTTATACCGGAATGTAACGCCTACTCCCGATAGGATGCTGCAACCCGATGTTCCAGTTGCCCTGTAA
- the queC gene encoding 7-cyano-7-deazaguanine synthase QueC — translation MTTKALCVLSGGQDSTTCAALAIQQFDQVHAITFDYGQRHRIELESAIAIAKAFNLASHEVIEIGSILKSTSPLVADTPLEHYNSTEELPGGVESTFIPSRNILFLTLASNRATVLNIRDIFMGVCETDFAGYYDCRQVFIDAMSKALGEGVWGNPKAFTIHTPLMQLTKAESVKLAMSLLGDRFPDIFELTHTCYAGVKGGCGNCHACLLRDRGFTQAGIPDPIWKFRSSAFE, via the coding sequence ATGACTACAAAAGCGTTGTGCGTGCTGAGTGGGGGGCAGGATTCGACGACCTGTGCAGCCCTTGCCATTCAGCAGTTTGACCAGGTTCATGCGATTACATTCGACTATGGACAGCGGCATCGGATTGAACTGGAAAGTGCGATCGCGATTGCCAAAGCATTCAACCTGGCCAGCCATGAAGTGATTGAAATCGGTTCCATTCTAAAAAGCACCTCGCCGCTCGTCGCCGACACACCCCTGGAACACTACAACTCTACGGAAGAGTTGCCTGGGGGTGTAGAATCCACGTTCATTCCCAGCAGAAATATTTTGTTTCTGACCCTGGCATCCAACCGGGCAACTGTTTTGAATATTCGAGACATTTTTATGGGCGTTTGCGAAACCGACTTTGCCGGTTACTACGACTGCCGTCAGGTGTTTATTGATGCCATGTCAAAAGCCCTTGGAGAAGGGGTTTGGGGCAATCCCAAGGCATTCACAATCCACACCCCTTTAATGCAATTAACCAAAGCCGAAAGTGTCAAACTAGCAATGAGCCTATTGGGCGATCGCTTCCCAGACATATTCGAGCTAACCCATACTTGTTATGCCGGAGTCAAAGGGGGTTGTGGCAACTGTCATGCATGTTTACTCCGCGATCGTGGTTTTACCCAAGCAGGCATTCCCGACCCAATTTGGAAGTTTCGCAGTTCAGCTTTTGAATGA
- a CDS encoding NAD-dependent epimerase/dehydratase family protein, which produces MDSIGGVVGQLMNQPTNFYQNQRVVVTGASGLLGYHLVTALLEAGALVRAVIHRRSLPSYLSSHANLEIVSADLTQEADCDRVMAGMDLVCLCASVTVGAAQAVKNPMLAVTSNLVMAARSLQAACLAKAKRVLLVSSTTVYPAYSRPVQEEEGFLEQPHPAYQGVGNMKRYVETLAKFYHDQYGLNVAIVRPVPFFGRYDNFDFETCHVIPALIRKAVEKQNPFEVWGTGKDVRDFLHVTDVARGCLLALERYAECDAVNLGSGQAVSIAQLAETITRLANHPVALQFAADKPSTIPLRLVDTRKAEAKLGFRATLSLEAGLADTIQWFREDQYG; this is translated from the coding sequence ATGGATTCCATCGGAGGGGTGGTCGGTCAGTTGATGAATCAGCCAACGAATTTCTACCAAAATCAGCGGGTGGTCGTCACCGGGGCATCCGGGTTGCTGGGCTACCATCTGGTAACCGCACTTCTGGAGGCGGGTGCCCTGGTGCGGGCAGTCATCCATCGCCGATCGCTGCCCTCGTATCTTTCCTCCCATGCCAACCTGGAGATTGTTTCCGCCGACCTGACCCAGGAAGCGGACTGCGATCGGGTCATGGCAGGTATGGATCTGGTTTGCCTCTGTGCCTCAGTTACGGTAGGGGCAGCCCAGGCAGTCAAGAATCCAATGCTGGCAGTTACCTCTAACCTGGTAATGGCAGCCCGTTCTTTGCAAGCAGCCTGTTTAGCCAAGGCAAAGCGCGTCCTGCTGGTCAGCAGCACCACAGTCTATCCCGCCTATTCCCGACCCGTGCAGGAGGAGGAGGGGTTTTTGGAACAGCCCCATCCCGCCTATCAGGGGGTGGGCAATATGAAGCGGTACGTCGAGACGCTGGCAAAGTTTTACCATGACCAGTACGGGCTGAATGTGGCGATCGTCCGTCCGGTTCCCTTCTTTGGTCGCTACGACAACTTTGACTTTGAAACCTGCCATGTGATCCCGGCACTGATCCGCAAAGCTGTAGAAAAACAAAACCCGTTTGAGGTCTGGGGGACGGGTAAGGATGTGCGGGACTTTCTCCATGTGACCGATGTTGCACGGGGATGTTTGTTAGCCTTAGAGCGGTATGCCGAGTGTGATGCGGTCAATCTGGGTTCCGGGCAAGCGGTCTCGATCGCCCAACTGGCGGAAACCATTACCCGCCTTGCCAACCATCCCGTTGCCCTCCAGTTTGCCGCCGACAAACCTTCAACGATTCCGCTGCGTCTGGTTGATACCCGCAAAGCGGAAGCAAAACTGGGCTTTAGAGCAACGCTTAGCCTGGAAGCGGGGTTGGCTGATACGATTCAGTGGTTTAGGGAGGATCAGTATGGGTGA
- a CDS encoding transketolase C-terminal domain-containing protein has product MDIETIAQSVQKTGRLCVVDNGWMTCGASAEIVTQVIEQLQGIRPIQVRRMGFAPTTCPTTPVLEDLFYPNGCTIAATAYEMVTGKTDWLPEEQSDLKDIEFKGPF; this is encoded by the coding sequence TTGGATATTGAGACGATCGCCCAGTCCGTTCAAAAAACTGGACGGCTCTGTGTGGTTGATAATGGCTGGATGACCTGCGGAGCCAGTGCCGAAATTGTCACCCAGGTGATTGAGCAACTCCAGGGCATCCGTCCAATCCAGGTTCGTCGGATGGGGTTTGCGCCCACCACCTGCCCCACCACCCCCGTTCTAGAAGACCTCTTTTACCCCAACGGCTGCACGATCGCCGCTACTGCCTACGAAATGGTTACCGGAAAAACCGACTGGCTACCAGAGGAACAATCGGATTTGAAGGATATTGAGTTTAAGGGGCCGTTTTAA
- a CDS encoding VOC family protein yields the protein MNPVLFHLAFPVRNIPQTKEFYVNGLGCEPGREGPSSLILNLYGHQLVAHMTDEPLIPQKGIYPRHFGLIFIQESDWEALLERAQQKGLQFYQQAKLRFPGLPLEHRTFFLQDPFENFLEFKFYRHAEAIFGSQEFTQIGDRATVN from the coding sequence ATGAACCCCGTCCTCTTCCACCTTGCCTTTCCTGTTCGCAACATTCCGCAGACTAAGGAGTTTTATGTCAACGGTTTGGGTTGCGAACCGGGGCGCGAAGGTCCCAGTTCATTGATTCTCAATTTGTACGGGCATCAGCTTGTTGCCCATATGACAGACGAACCGTTGATTCCTCAAAAAGGGATCTATCCCAGACATTTTGGGTTGATTTTTATACAGGAATCTGATTGGGAAGCCCTGTTAGAACGGGCACAGCAAAAGGGGCTTCAGTTCTATCAGCAGGCTAAATTACGCTTTCCAGGTCTACCACTGGAGCATCGGACTTTCTTTTTACAAGACCCGTTTGAGAACTTTCTGGAGTTTAAGTTTTACCGTCATGCTGAAGCAATTTTTGGCAGTCAGGAATTCACTCAAATCGGCGATCGGGCAACGGTCAATTGA
- a CDS encoding NAD-dependent epimerase/dehydratase family protein, which produces MYFKGKKVLVAGGTGMIGIPLVEMLVEQGAQVRIASLDDPARSHPEAEFHHINLMPFENCLKMCQGMEFVFNLLGVKGSPAVTTTKPASFFVPTITLDTNLMEAARQAGAEGFLFTSSVGVYAPAEVFYEEDVWRTFPSPNDRFAGWAKRMGELQAEAYRVQYGWDRIAIVRPANVYGAYDNFDLENAMVVPSLIKRAMDGENPLTVWGDGSPQRDFIHARDVARGMILAAEKANCEPINLASGVGTSIQQLVHTIIDNLDHKPEVIWDTSKPSGDQKRIMDISRARAIGFEPQISLQDGIRQTMEWYGKHKSVVTSRYDVFA; this is translated from the coding sequence ATGTACTTCAAAGGAAAGAAAGTTTTAGTTGCTGGGGGAACAGGCATGATCGGTATCCCATTAGTGGAGATGCTGGTTGAGCAGGGAGCGCAAGTGCGAATTGCCTCTCTGGATGATCCGGCTCGATCGCACCCGGAGGCAGAGTTCCACCACATCAACCTGATGCCGTTTGAGAACTGTCTCAAGATGTGCCAGGGGATGGAATTTGTCTTTAATCTACTGGGGGTTAAAGGGTCTCCAGCGGTGACGACCACCAAACCTGCCAGTTTTTTCGTACCTACCATTACGCTGGACACTAACTTGATGGAGGCTGCCCGTCAGGCAGGGGCAGAGGGTTTTCTGTTCACCAGCTCGGTTGGTGTTTACGCTCCGGCTGAAGTGTTTTACGAGGAGGATGTCTGGCGCACCTTTCCTTCCCCCAACGATCGGTTTGCGGGGTGGGCAAAGCGGATGGGTGAACTCCAGGCAGAAGCCTACAGAGTTCAGTACGGCTGGGACAGGATTGCGATCGTGCGTCCAGCCAATGTTTATGGTGCCTACGACAATTTTGACCTGGAGAATGCAATGGTCGTGCCGTCTCTGATTAAGCGGGCAATGGATGGTGAAAATCCGTTAACGGTCTGGGGGGATGGTTCTCCCCAACGGGACTTTATCCATGCCAGGGATGTCGCCAGAGGCATGATTCTGGCGGCAGAAAAGGCAAATTGTGAACCGATCAATCTCGCTAGCGGAGTGGGCACTTCGATTCAGCAACTGGTTCACACAATCATCGATAACTTAGACCACAAGCCAGAGGTGATTTGGGATACTTCTAAGCCCAGCGGTGACCAGAAGCGAATTATGGATATTTCCAGAGCCAGGGCAATTGGCTTTGAACCTCAAATCTCCTTACAGGATGGGATTCGGCAGACAATGGAGTGGTACGGGAAACACAAATCTGTGGTTACGAGTCGGTATGATGTTTTTGCTTAG
- a CDS encoding L,D-transpeptidase family protein: protein MVVRNISKKRKHLVTLILLSVCGSTFYFLLTRLGLLMPLSELPSVLCLNSCSPERPVHPVVRGKQLLNNGRSLRELLGNNIDSKKVSILIEKSKYKLTLFYNFKPIKSYPVVFGSNPNGDKLYEGDQKTPEGLYHIRDLYSHPDWSKFIWLDYPTPHSWREHFQAKLGGTVNLFLPIGGQVGIHGVPSGGDDLIENRSNWTWGCISLKNHDVNEIYPTEFSLFRAENELQIVLQVLKRLAERAVR from the coding sequence ATGGTTGTCAGGAATATAAGCAAAAAAAGAAAACATTTGGTGACTCTAATTCTTCTTAGTGTTTGTGGCTCTACCTTCTATTTTTTATTAACTCGGCTTGGACTTCTGATGCCGTTGTCAGAACTACCATCTGTACTTTGCTTAAATTCCTGTTCACCTGAACGACCTGTGCATCCTGTAGTCCGAGGTAAGCAACTCTTAAACAATGGGCGATCGTTACGAGAACTCTTGGGAAATAATATCGATTCGAAGAAAGTTTCGATTCTTATTGAGAAATCCAAGTACAAATTGACGTTATTTTACAACTTTAAACCCATTAAATCTTATCCAGTAGTTTTTGGCAGTAACCCCAATGGAGACAAGCTTTATGAAGGAGATCAGAAAACTCCTGAGGGTTTATATCATATTCGCGACCTCTATTCTCACCCAGATTGGTCAAAATTTATCTGGTTAGATTATCCAACACCCCATTCGTGGCGAGAACACTTTCAGGCAAAGTTAGGAGGTACGGTAAATTTATTCCTTCCCATTGGCGGTCAGGTAGGTATTCATGGAGTGCCATCTGGGGGAGATGATTTAATTGAGAACCGTTCGAATTGGACGTGGGGATGTATCTCTCTTAAAAATCATGATGTAAATGAGATTTATCCAACGGAGTTTTCGCTGTTTCGTGCAGAAAATGAATTGCAAATTGTTTTGCAAGTATTGAAGCGATTGGCTGAACGGGCTGTCAGGTAG
- a CDS encoding IS110 family RNA-guided transposase, whose amino-acid sequence MPSSQPELSMINPNAVGIDLGADYHWVSVPEGRDSECVRRFGCFTADLYAMAAWLKQCGIETVVMEATGVDWIAVFQILETQGFEVKLVNARQGKTVPGRKRDVLDCQWLRQLHSDGLLAGSFRPDDQICVLRSYIRQRDTLIKSASTHIQRMQKALTQMNVQLHRVISDISGTTGLTIIRAIVSGERDLHKLAALKDRRIHASTDEIAAALNGDYRPELVFVLHQELQLYDVFETQIAACDAEIEACLNQFADRIEVATNPLPAAKRRGKKQPGNAPSFDLRTHLYRISGVDFTQIDGFGVLTVLTLLSELGLDPSKFPSAKHFASCLGLCPGSRITGGKRKSSQTRQVANRVATALRMAAQTLVRSHSALGAFHRRMQARLGAPKAITATAHKLARIFYHLWTSGEAFVDPGMETYEQQDQERVVKNLKKKARALGFDLVAKPAALECVS is encoded by the coding sequence ATGCCGTCATCACAGCCTGAACTCTCGATGATCAATCCGAATGCCGTAGGCATTGATCTGGGCGCGGACTACCATTGGGTGAGCGTTCCAGAGGGACGAGACAGTGAATGCGTTCGCCGCTTTGGGTGTTTTACCGCTGACCTATATGCGATGGCAGCGTGGCTCAAACAGTGTGGCATTGAGACCGTGGTAATGGAAGCAACCGGAGTGGATTGGATTGCGGTATTTCAGATTCTCGAAACGCAAGGATTTGAAGTCAAGTTAGTCAATGCTCGACAGGGAAAAACCGTACCGGGACGCAAAAGAGATGTGCTCGACTGTCAATGGTTGCGACAACTCCATAGCGATGGGTTACTAGCAGGCTCCTTCCGTCCTGATGACCAAATCTGTGTGCTGCGTAGCTACATTCGCCAGCGCGATACCTTGATCAAGAGTGCCAGCACTCACATTCAGCGGATGCAAAAAGCCTTGACTCAGATGAATGTACAACTGCACCGGGTGATTAGCGATATCAGCGGCACGACTGGACTTACAATCATTCGGGCGATTGTGTCTGGCGAACGAGACTTGCACAAACTCGCAGCACTCAAAGATCGCCGCATTCATGCCAGTACGGATGAGATTGCGGCGGCATTGAATGGCGACTACCGCCCGGAACTGGTGTTTGTGCTGCATCAGGAATTACAACTCTACGATGTCTTTGAGACCCAGATTGCCGCCTGTGATGCTGAAATTGAAGCGTGCCTCAATCAGTTTGCAGACCGCATTGAAGTTGCCACAAACCCCTTACCTGCTGCCAAACGACGTGGAAAAAAACAACCCGGAAATGCCCCAAGCTTTGATTTGCGAACGCATTTGTACCGCATCAGTGGCGTGGACTTCACTCAAATTGATGGCTTTGGAGTCCTCACCGTCCTGACGCTGTTGTCTGAGTTGGGCTTAGACCCGTCAAAATTTCCCTCAGCTAAGCATTTTGCCTCTTGCTTAGGGCTGTGTCCAGGCAGCCGAATCACAGGCGGCAAGCGCAAGAGTTCGCAGACTCGCCAAGTGGCTAATCGCGTTGCAACGGCGCTACGAATGGCAGCACAGACCTTGGTGCGATCCCATTCTGCCTTGGGTGCATTTCATCGTCGGATGCAAGCGCGACTTGGCGCACCCAAAGCAATTACGGCAACGGCTCACAAACTCGCTCGCATCTTCTATCACCTGTGGACTTCCGGCGAGGCGTTTGTCGATCCAGGCATGGAAACTTATGAGCAGCAGGATCAAGAACGAGTGGTCAAGAACCTTAAGAAAAAGGCGCGGGCGCTCGGATTTGACCTTGTTGCCAAACCTGCTGCCCTGGAGTGTGTTTCTTAG